A single region of the Photobacterium sanguinicancri genome encodes:
- a CDS encoding NAD(P)H-dependent oxidoreductase, whose protein sequence is MMTQKVLVLFAHPSQHRSEVNLPLFDVAKKVSGVTTVDLYAEYPTFNINIDREQKRLREHDVIIFQFPLYWYSTPAILKEWQDLVLEYTFAYGTGGDALVDKTFFCSLTAGAKVDAYRAEGYNHFTIRQLLYPLEQMASLTGMYYLPPLALFGSRTALEENRIDNHLAEWRHLLQLLVAGDLDRERASQLEKLNHYLNDDPRMMEAVK, encoded by the coding sequence ATTATGACCCAAAAGGTATTGGTGCTTTTCGCACATCCTTCTCAGCATCGTTCTGAGGTTAATCTTCCCCTTTTTGACGTGGCGAAGAAAGTCAGTGGCGTAACAACTGTCGATTTGTATGCTGAGTACCCTACGTTCAATATCAACATCGATAGAGAACAAAAGCGCTTACGTGAGCACGATGTAATCATCTTTCAGTTCCCACTCTATTGGTATTCAACCCCTGCAATTTTGAAAGAGTGGCAAGATCTTGTGTTGGAATATACCTTTGCTTACGGAACTGGTGGGGATGCGTTAGTAGACAAGACATTCTTCTGTTCGCTTACTGCGGGTGCCAAAGTAGATGCATACCGTGCCGAAGGGTATAACCATTTTACGATTCGCCAATTATTGTACCCATTGGAGCAAATGGCGAGCCTAACAGGCATGTATTACTTGCCTCCTTTAGCTTTGTTTGGTTCACGTACCGCATTAGAAGAAAATCGTATTGATAACCACCTTGCTGAATGGCGTCATTTGCTACAGCTGTTGGTTGCTGGAGATTTAGATCGTGAACGTGCATCTCAGCTCGAAAAGTTAAATCATTATTTAAATGATGATCCTCGTATGATGGAGGCGGTGAAATGA
- a CDS encoding monovalent cation:proton antiporter-2 (CPA2) family protein, giving the protein MTSIFLQAFIYLAAAVIAVPIAKRLGLGSVLGYLIAGVVIGPIIGLVGEETTTIQHFAEFGVVMMLFLVGLELEPKMLWAMRNRLMGLGGLQVGGTTAVVFGLALYFEQPWTIALTIGLIFALSSTAIVLQTFNEKGLTKTEGGQNAFSVLLFQDIAVIPMLAFIPLLALPDLVAQAQSAIGAAAQHHEELSLVAGLPGWAYGLVITGSIIVVVIGGHYLSRPLFRFVASSGLREIFTATALMLVIGIAALMSLVGLSPALGTFLAGVVLANSEFRHELESNIDPFKGLLLGLFFITVGAGINFGVLFDDFGLIIGLTLGVMLIKALVLYSLALIFKIKGSDRWLFTLSLAQAGEFGFVLLSFSLQNHVIPADVAQTLSLVVALSMFLTPGLFILFDKVILPRFEKTSNDRETDVIDDQGTVIIAGIGRFGQIVNRLLVSNGVKTVVLDHQANQVDMVRQIGTKAYYGDATRPDLLHTAGIEHAAALVVAIDDHEHSVELVKYVKHTYPDVKIITRSFDRGHGYLLRQAGADIIESETYHSALEIGGHAMKSLGLHPFFVEQQKATYKRVEDRKSDKLYAVWEDDSEGDRFDNNYRDLFIRLEEVMAEEMKIDRSDKHSRSERGWTPPPKGYADGLEDDEQPQAN; this is encoded by the coding sequence ATGACCAGTATCTTTCTGCAAGCTTTTATCTACCTAGCTGCCGCTGTTATCGCCGTGCCAATAGCGAAACGATTGGGCTTAGGCTCTGTACTGGGTTACCTGATTGCGGGTGTGGTGATTGGGCCCATTATTGGCTTAGTTGGTGAAGAGACCACAACCATTCAGCACTTTGCCGAGTTCGGCGTGGTGATGATGCTGTTCTTAGTAGGGCTAGAATTAGAACCCAAGATGCTATGGGCGATGCGTAATCGCTTAATGGGGCTTGGTGGCCTGCAAGTGGGGGGAACCACTGCGGTTGTGTTTGGGCTTGCCTTGTACTTTGAGCAACCTTGGACAATCGCATTAACGATCGGTCTTATTTTCGCGCTTTCTTCTACCGCAATCGTACTGCAAACCTTTAATGAAAAAGGATTAACGAAAACGGAAGGCGGCCAGAATGCCTTCTCAGTACTCTTGTTCCAAGATATTGCCGTTATTCCTATGTTGGCGTTTATTCCGTTACTGGCCTTACCTGATTTGGTTGCTCAGGCGCAATCAGCGATTGGCGCAGCGGCACAGCATCATGAAGAGCTCAGTTTAGTCGCAGGTCTACCTGGTTGGGCATATGGCTTAGTGATCACGGGGTCTATCATAGTGGTCGTGATTGGCGGTCATTATCTGAGCCGGCCACTGTTCCGTTTTGTGGCTAGTTCTGGCTTGCGTGAAATCTTTACCGCCACCGCTTTAATGTTAGTGATTGGCATTGCTGCGCTAATGAGCTTAGTGGGTTTATCGCCTGCATTGGGAACCTTCCTTGCGGGCGTGGTATTGGCGAACAGTGAGTTTCGTCATGAACTGGAATCTAACATCGACCCTTTTAAAGGCTTACTGCTTGGTTTGTTCTTTATCACCGTTGGTGCGGGGATTAATTTCGGCGTATTGTTTGATGATTTTGGTTTGATTATTGGGCTGACACTTGGCGTGATGCTGATAAAAGCATTAGTGCTCTATAGCCTTGCATTGATCTTTAAGATCAAAGGCAGTGACCGATGGTTATTTACCCTGAGTTTGGCACAAGCGGGTGAGTTTGGTTTTGTGTTGCTGAGTTTCTCGCTGCAAAATCATGTTATTCCTGCTGACGTCGCGCAGACCTTGTCGTTGGTAGTGGCGCTGTCTATGTTCTTAACGCCGGGGTTATTTATCTTGTTTGATAAAGTGATCTTACCGCGGTTTGAAAAAACATCGAATGATCGCGAAACCGATGTGATTGATGATCAAGGCACTGTGATTATTGCAGGTATCGGTCGTTTTGGTCAGATTGTTAATCGCTTATTGGTTTCCAATGGAGTGAAAACCGTAGTGCTGGATCATCAAGCCAATCAAGTAGATATGGTGCGCCAAATTGGAACGAAAGCCTACTATGGTGATGCAACCCGACCAGATTTACTGCATACAGCAGGCATTGAACATGCAGCTGCGCTGGTGGTTGCGATTGATGATCACGAGCACAGCGTTGAATTGGTCAAATACGTTAAGCATACCTATCCAGACGTTAAGATTATTACCCGCTCTTTCGACCGTGGTCATGGTTATCTCTTGCGCCAAGCGGGAGCCGATATTATTGAATCAGAAACGTACCATTCAGCGCTAGAAATTGGCGGACATGCGATGAAGTCGCTCGGCTTGCATCCTTTCTTCGTTGAGCAGCAAAAAGCGACTTACAAGCGTGTTGAAGATCGTAAATCAGACAAGCTGTATGCCGTGTGGGAAGATGATTCCGAAGGTGACCGTTTTGATAATAACTACCGTGATTTATTTATTCGCCTTGAAGAAGTGATGGCGGAAGAAATGAAAATTGATCGAAGTGATAAGCACAGCCGCTCGGAACGTGGTTGGACACCACCACCGAAGGGATATGCTGATGGCTTAGAGGATGACGAACAGCCTCAAGCAAACTAA